Proteins encoded together in one Rhinopithecus roxellana isolate Shanxi Qingling chromosome 3, ASM756505v1, whole genome shotgun sequence window:
- the SPRY4 gene encoding protein sprouty homolog 4 — translation MEPPIPQSAPLTPSSVMVQPLLDSRMSHSRLQHPLTILPIDQMKTSHVENDYIDNPGLAPTTGPKRTRGGAPELAPTPARCDQDVTHHWISFSGRPSSVSSSSSTSSDQRLLDHMAPPPVADQASPRAVRIQPKVVHCKPLDLKGPAVPSELDKHFLLCEACGKCKCKECASPRTLPSCWVCNQECLCSAQTLVNYGTCMCLVQGIFYHCTNEDDEGSCADHPCSCSRSNCCARWSFMGALSVVLPCLLCYLPATGCVKLAQRGYDRLRRPGCRCKHTNSVICKAASGDAKTSRPDKPF, via the coding sequence ATGGAGCCCCCGATCCCACAGAGCGCCCCCTTGACTCCCAGCTCAGTCATGGTCCAGCCCCTTCTTGACAGCCGGATGTCCCACAGCCGGCTCCAGCACCCACTCACCATCCTACCCATTGACCAGATGAAGACCAGCCACGTGGAGAACGACTACATAGACAACCCTGGCCTGGCCCCCACCACCGGCCCAAAGCGGACCCGGGGCGGGGCCCCAGAGCTGGCCCCGACGCCCGCCCGCTGTGACCAGGACGTCACCCACCACTGGATCTCCTTCAGCGGGCGCCCCAGCTCtgtgagcagcagcagcagcacatcCTCGGACCAGCGGCTCTTAGACCACATGGCACCACCACCCGTGGCCGACCAGGCCTCACCAAGGGCTGTGCGCATCCAGCCCAAGGTGGTCCACTGCAAGCCGCTGGACCTCAAGGGCCCGGCGGTCCCATCGGAGCTGGACAAGCACTTCTTGCTGTGCGAGGCCTGTGGGAAGTGTAAATGCAAGGAGTGTGCGTCCCCCCGGACGTTGCCCTCCTGCTGGGTCTGCAACCAGGAGTGCCTGTGCTCAGCCCAGACCCTGGTCAACTATGGCACGTGCATGTGTCTGGTACAGGGCATCTTCTACCACTGCACGAATGAGGACGATGAGGGCTCCTGCGCCGACCACCCCTGCTCCTGCTCCCGCTCCAACTGCTGCGCCCGCTGGTCCTTCATGGGTGCTCTCTCCGTGGTGCTACCCTGCCTGCTCTGCTACCTGCCAGCCACCGGCTGCGTGAAGCTGGCCCAGCGCGGCTACGACCGTCTGCGCCGCCCTGGTTGCCGCTGCAAGCACACGAACAGCGTCATCTGCAAAGCAGCCAGCGGGGATGCCAAGACCAGCAGGCCGGACAAGCCTTTCTGA